In a genomic window of Salvelinus namaycush isolate Seneca unplaced genomic scaffold, SaNama_1.0 Scaffold693, whole genome shotgun sequence:
- the LOC120042458 gene encoding 60S ribosomal protein L4-A-like, whose protein sequence is MSCELHYQLPFLLWPPLSKERGSRRAETKKIKMACARPLISIYSEKGESSGKNVVMPAVFKAPIRPDIVNFVHTNMRKNSRQPYAVSGLAGHQTSAESWGTGRAVARIPRVRGGGTHRSGQGAFGNMCRGGRMFAPTKTWRRWHRRINTTQKRYAICSALAASALPALVMSKGHRIEEIPEVPLVVEDKVEGYKKTKEAVLLLKKLKAWNDIKKVYASQRMRAGKGKMRNRRRIQRKGPCIIYNQDQGVTKAFRNIPGITLQNVNKLNLLRLAPGGHVGRFCIWTESAFRKLDQLYGTWRKSASLKVDYNLPMHKMTNTDLSRILKSEEIQKALRAPNKKIRRRVLKKNPLKNLRIMMKLNPYAKTARRQAILLHDPAIKAKMLKPKKKPAKKPAAAKATPAKAAPAKAAPTKA, encoded by the exons ATGTCCTGTGAGTTGCATTACCAACTTCCTTTTCTACTGTGGCCGCCATTGAGTAAGGAGCGTGGTTCGCGGCGAGCCGAGACTAAAAAGATAAAAATG gctTGTGCCCGGCCTTTAATCTCGATCTACTCCGAGAAAGGAGAAAGTTCAGGCAAAAATGTTGTCATGCCTGCGGTGTTCAAGGCTCCCATCCGCCCCGACATTGTCAACTTCGTGCACACCAACATGCGCAAGAACAGTCGTCAGCCCTATGCAGTCAGCGGACTGGCAG GTCACCAGACCAGTGCTGAGTCCTGGGGTACCGGCAGAGCTGTGGCCCGTATCCCCCGTGTGAGAGGAGGTGGTACCCACCGCTCCGGCCAGGGAGCCTTCGGCAAT ATGTGTCGTGGAGGTCGCATGTTCGCCCCCACCAAGACCTGGCGCCGTTGGCACCGCAGGATCAACACCACCCAGAAGCGGTACGCCATCTGCTCCGCCCTGGCTGCCTCCGCCCTGCCCGCTCTCGTCATGTCCAAAG GACACCGCATTGAGGAGATCCCAGAGGTTCCCCTGGTGGTTGAAGACAAAGTGGAGGGTTACAAGAAGACAAAAGAGGCCGTGCTGCTGTTGAAGAAACTCAAGGCCTGGAACGACATCAAGAAG GTGTACGCGTCACAGCGCATGCGAGCTGGAAAAGGTAAGATGAGGAATCGCAGACGTATCCAACGCAAAGGACCCTGCATCATCTACAACCAAGATCAAGGTGTTACCAAGGCCTTCAGGAACATCCCTG GTATCACCCTGCAGAACGTGAACAAGCTGAATCTGCTGAGGCTCGCCCCCGGCGGTCACGTCGGCCGCTTCTGTATCTGGACCGAGTCCGCCTTCCGCAAGCTGGACCAGCTCTACGGAACCTGGCGCAAGTCTGCCTCTCTCAAGGTGGACTACAA TCTGCCCATGCACAAGATGACCAACACAGATCTGAGCAGGATTCTGAAGAGTGAGGAGATCCAGAAAGCACTTCGTGCACCAAA CAAGAAGATCAGACGCAGAGTCCTGAAGAAGAACCCTCTGAAGAACCTGAGAATAATGATGAAGCTGAACCCCTACGCCAAGACAGCCAGACGTCAAGCCATCCTGCTGCATGACCCGGCG ATTAAGGCCAAGATGCTGAAGCCCAAGAAGAAGCCGGCCAAGAAGCCAGCCGCCGCCAAGGCAACCCCTGCCAAGGCTGCCCCCGCCAAGGCAGCCCCCACCAAGGCATAA